From Mycteria americana isolate JAX WOST 10 ecotype Jacksonville Zoo and Gardens chromosome 4, USCA_MyAme_1.0, whole genome shotgun sequence, one genomic window encodes:
- the NUP54 gene encoding nucleoporin p54 isoform X1 gives MAFNFGATAGAGAANPTGAFGGFGTTTTTAGPAFSFSAPTNTGTGGLFGATQNKGFGFGTSFGTGTGTGLGSGLGTGLGFGGFGTQQQQTTLGSGLFSQPAQTPAQSNQLINTASALSAPTLLGDERDAILAKWNQLQAFWGTGKGYFNNNIAPVEFSQENPFCRFKAVGYSLMPNNKDEDGLVVLVFNRKEIDIRSQQQQLVESLHKILGGNQTLTVNVEGVKTMPDDQTEVIIYVVERSPNGTSRRVPATTLYAHFEQANIKSSLQQLGVTLSMARTELSPAQVKQLLQNPPAGVDPIIWEQAKVDNPDPDKLIPVPMVGFKELLRRLKVQDQMTKQHQTRLDIISEDISELQKNQTTTMAKIAQYKRKLMALSHRTLQVLIKQEIQRKSGYAIQADEEQLRVQLDTIQCELNAPTQFKGRLNELMSQIRMQNHFGAVRAEERYYIDADLLREIKQHLKQQQEGLSHLISIIKDDLEDIKLIEHGLNESIPIRGGVFS, from the exons ATGGCCTTCAACTTCGGGGCAACGGCGGGCGCTGGTGCCGCCAACCCGACCG GTGCGTTTGGAGGATTTGGGACAACTACCACCACTGCGGGACCAGCATTTAGTTTTTCTGCTCCCACCAATACAGGCACCGGCG GACTCTTTGGTGCTACCCAGAACAAAGGCTTTGGATTTGGTACTAGTTTTGGCACAGGAACTGGAACTGGCTTGGGTAGTGGGTTGGGAACTGGGCTTGGCTTTGGAGGTTTCGGTACCCAGCAGCAACAGACCA CGTTAGGAAGCGGCTTGTTCAGCCAGCCTGCTCAGACACCTGCCCAGTCGAACCAGCTCATCAATACAGCCAGCGCCCTCTCGGCTCCAACACTCCTAGGAGATGAGAGAGATGCTATTTTGGCAAAATGGAACCAGCTTCAGGCCTTCTGGGGAACAGGCAAAGGTTACTTCAACAATAACATCGCTCCAGTGGAGTTCTCGCAGGAAAACCCCTTCTGCAGGTTTAAG GCTGTGGGTTACAGTTTAATGCCCAACAACAAAGATGAAGATGGTCTCGTGGTCTTGgtctttaacagaaaagaaatagatattcgaagccagcagcagcagcttgtagAATCACTACACAAAATTCTGGGAGGAAACCAGACCCTCACTGTCAACGTAGAAGGTGTTAAAACGATGCCAGATGACCA GACAGAAGTGATCATTTACGTTGTTGAGCGCTCGCCCAACGGCACTTCGAGGAGAGTTCCCGCAACAACCCTCTACGCCCACTTTGAACAAGCCAACATAAAAtcatccctgcagcagctgggggtCACCCTCTCCATGGCCAGAACAGAGCTTTCACCGGCACAAGTCAAACAGCTCCTGCAGAACCCTCCTGCCG gtgttgaTCCTATTATATGGGAACAAGCCAAAGTTGATAATCCTGATCCTGACAA GCTTATTCCTGTGCCAATGGTGGGTTTCAAGGAACTGTTGAGAAGATTGAAGGTCCAAGATCAGATGACCAAACAACATCAAACTCGATTAGAT ATAATATCAGAAGATATCAGTGAGCTGCAGAAAAACCAAACGACAACTATGGCAAAAATTGCACAGTACAAAAGGAAACTGATGGCGCTTTCTCACAGAACATTACAG GTGTTAATAAAGCAGGAGATCCAAAGGAAAAGTGGTTATGCCATTCAAGCAGACGAAGAGCAGCTTCGTGTACAGTTAGATACCATTCAGTGTGAACTTAACGCACCTACACAGTTCAAG GGCAGACTGAATGAGCTCATGTCCCAAATCAGGATGCAAAACCACTTTGGAGCAGTGCGGGCTGAAGAGCGCTATTACATAGATGCAGACCTCTTAAGGGAAATCAAGCAA CatctgaagcagcagcaagaaggccTGAGTCACCTAATTAGCATTATAAAGGACGACTTGGAGGACATCAAACTTATAGAACATGGGCTGAACGAGAGCATTCCCATCAGAGGAGGAGTCTTCAGTTGA
- the NUP54 gene encoding nucleoporin p54 isoform X3 produces the protein MAFNFGATAGAGAANPTGFGGLETTNSTASGFNFGGFGLTANPAVNFNIGNFGVSTTSTPPFNFGNSLASAGAFGGFGTTTTTAGPAFSFSAPTNTGTGGLFGATQNKGFGFGTSFGTGTGTGLGSGLGTGLGFGGFGTQQQQTTLGSGLFSQPAQTPAQSNQLINTASALSAPTLLGDERDAILAKWNQLQAFWGTGKGYFNNNIAPVEFSQENPFCRFKAVGYSLMPNNKDEDGLVVLVFNRKEIDIRSQQQQLVESLHKILGGNQTLTVNVEGVKTMPDDQTEVIIYVVERSPNGTSRRVPATTLYAHFEQANIKSSLQQLGVTLSMARTELSPAQVKQLLQNPPAGVDPIIWEQAKVDNPDPDKLIPVPMVGFKELLRRLKVQDQMTKQHQTRLDIISEDISELQKNQTTTMAKIAQYKRKLMALSHRTLQVLIKQEIQRKSGYAIQADEEQLRVQLDTIQCELNAPTQFKGRLNELMSQIRMQNHFGAVRAEERYYIDADLLREIKQHLKQQQEGLSHLISIIKDDLEDIKLIEHGLNESIPIRGGVFS, from the exons ATGGCCTTCAACTTCGGGGCAACGGCGGGCGCTGGTGCCGCCAACCCGACCG GATTTGGTGGGCTTGAAACTACAAACTCCACTGCCAGTGGGTTTAATTTTGGGGGTTTCGGATTAACTGCTAATCCTGCAGTGAATTTTAATATTGGGAATTTCGGTGTTTCCACTACCTCAACTCCACCATTCAATTTTGGTAACAGTCTGGCAAGTGCAG GTGCGTTTGGAGGATTTGGGACAACTACCACCACTGCGGGACCAGCATTTAGTTTTTCTGCTCCCACCAATACAGGCACCGGCG GACTCTTTGGTGCTACCCAGAACAAAGGCTTTGGATTTGGTACTAGTTTTGGCACAGGAACTGGAACTGGCTTGGGTAGTGGGTTGGGAACTGGGCTTGGCTTTGGAGGTTTCGGTACCCAGCAGCAACAGACCA CGTTAGGAAGCGGCTTGTTCAGCCAGCCTGCTCAGACACCTGCCCAGTCGAACCAGCTCATCAATACAGCCAGCGCCCTCTCGGCTCCAACACTCCTAGGAGATGAGAGAGATGCTATTTTGGCAAAATGGAACCAGCTTCAGGCCTTCTGGGGAACAGGCAAAGGTTACTTCAACAATAACATCGCTCCAGTGGAGTTCTCGCAGGAAAACCCCTTCTGCAGGTTTAAG GCTGTGGGTTACAGTTTAATGCCCAACAACAAAGATGAAGATGGTCTCGTGGTCTTGgtctttaacagaaaagaaatagatattcgaagccagcagcagcagcttgtagAATCACTACACAAAATTCTGGGAGGAAACCAGACCCTCACTGTCAACGTAGAAGGTGTTAAAACGATGCCAGATGACCA GACAGAAGTGATCATTTACGTTGTTGAGCGCTCGCCCAACGGCACTTCGAGGAGAGTTCCCGCAACAACCCTCTACGCCCACTTTGAACAAGCCAACATAAAAtcatccctgcagcagctgggggtCACCCTCTCCATGGCCAGAACAGAGCTTTCACCGGCACAAGTCAAACAGCTCCTGCAGAACCCTCCTGCCG gtgttgaTCCTATTATATGGGAACAAGCCAAAGTTGATAATCCTGATCCTGACAA GCTTATTCCTGTGCCAATGGTGGGTTTCAAGGAACTGTTGAGAAGATTGAAGGTCCAAGATCAGATGACCAAACAACATCAAACTCGATTAGAT ATAATATCAGAAGATATCAGTGAGCTGCAGAAAAACCAAACGACAACTATGGCAAAAATTGCACAGTACAAAAGGAAACTGATGGCGCTTTCTCACAGAACATTACAG GTGTTAATAAAGCAGGAGATCCAAAGGAAAAGTGGTTATGCCATTCAAGCAGACGAAGAGCAGCTTCGTGTACAGTTAGATACCATTCAGTGTGAACTTAACGCACCTACACAGTTCAAG GGCAGACTGAATGAGCTCATGTCCCAAATCAGGATGCAAAACCACTTTGGAGCAGTGCGGGCTGAAGAGCGCTATTACATAGATGCAGACCTCTTAAGGGAAATCAAGCAA CatctgaagcagcagcaagaaggccTGAGTCACCTAATTAGCATTATAAAGGACGACTTGGAGGACATCAAACTTATAGAACATGGGCTGAACGAGAGCATTCCCATCAGAGGAGGAGTCTTCAGTTGA
- the NUP54 gene encoding nucleoporin p54 isoform X2 codes for MAFNFGATAGAGAANPTGAFGGFGTTTTTAGPAFSFSAPTNTGTGGLFGATQNKGFGFGTSFGTGTGTGLGSGLGTGLGFGGFGTQQQQTTLGSGLFSQPAQTPAQSNQLINTASALSAPTLLGDERDAILAKWNQLQAFWGTGKGYFNNNIAPVEFSQENPFCRFKAVGYSLMPNNKDEDGLVVLVFNRKEIDIRSQQQQLVESLHKILGGNQTLTVNVEGVKTMPDDQTEVIIYVVERSPNGTSRRVPATTLYAHFEQANIKSSLQQLGVTLSMARTELSPAQVKQLLQNPPAGVDPIIWEQAKVDNPDPDKLIPVPMVGFKELLRRLKVQDQMTKQHQTRLDIISEDISELQKNQTTTMAKIAQYKRKLMALSHRTLQASFVGVNKAGDPKEKWLCHSSRRRAASCTVRYHSV; via the exons ATGGCCTTCAACTTCGGGGCAACGGCGGGCGCTGGTGCCGCCAACCCGACCG GTGCGTTTGGAGGATTTGGGACAACTACCACCACTGCGGGACCAGCATTTAGTTTTTCTGCTCCCACCAATACAGGCACCGGCG GACTCTTTGGTGCTACCCAGAACAAAGGCTTTGGATTTGGTACTAGTTTTGGCACAGGAACTGGAACTGGCTTGGGTAGTGGGTTGGGAACTGGGCTTGGCTTTGGAGGTTTCGGTACCCAGCAGCAACAGACCA CGTTAGGAAGCGGCTTGTTCAGCCAGCCTGCTCAGACACCTGCCCAGTCGAACCAGCTCATCAATACAGCCAGCGCCCTCTCGGCTCCAACACTCCTAGGAGATGAGAGAGATGCTATTTTGGCAAAATGGAACCAGCTTCAGGCCTTCTGGGGAACAGGCAAAGGTTACTTCAACAATAACATCGCTCCAGTGGAGTTCTCGCAGGAAAACCCCTTCTGCAGGTTTAAG GCTGTGGGTTACAGTTTAATGCCCAACAACAAAGATGAAGATGGTCTCGTGGTCTTGgtctttaacagaaaagaaatagatattcgaagccagcagcagcagcttgtagAATCACTACACAAAATTCTGGGAGGAAACCAGACCCTCACTGTCAACGTAGAAGGTGTTAAAACGATGCCAGATGACCA GACAGAAGTGATCATTTACGTTGTTGAGCGCTCGCCCAACGGCACTTCGAGGAGAGTTCCCGCAACAACCCTCTACGCCCACTTTGAACAAGCCAACATAAAAtcatccctgcagcagctgggggtCACCCTCTCCATGGCCAGAACAGAGCTTTCACCGGCACAAGTCAAACAGCTCCTGCAGAACCCTCCTGCCG gtgttgaTCCTATTATATGGGAACAAGCCAAAGTTGATAATCCTGATCCTGACAA GCTTATTCCTGTGCCAATGGTGGGTTTCAAGGAACTGTTGAGAAGATTGAAGGTCCAAGATCAGATGACCAAACAACATCAAACTCGATTAGAT ATAATATCAGAAGATATCAGTGAGCTGCAGAAAAACCAAACGACAACTATGGCAAAAATTGCACAGTACAAAAGGAAACTGATGGCGCTTTCTCACAGAACATTACAG GCTTCTTTTGTAGGTGTTAATAAAGCAGGAGATCCAAAGGAAAAGTGGTTATGCCATTCAAGCAGACGAAGAGCAGCTTCGTGTACAGTTAGATACCATTCAGTGTGA
- the PPEF2 gene encoding serine/threonine-protein phosphatase with EF-hands 2, with protein MGSGSSVNANYKYSLQKSENAFKAAVLIQRWYRRHVARLEMRRRCTWRIFQSIEYACEQDQIKLHNFFSYLMDHFTPSSSRERDFISRMFISGESFKEAELEKYCDYESMEVPDSYTGPRLSFPLLPDHATALLEAFKQKQQLHARYVLNLLHETRKHLKQLPNISHVSTCYSEEVTVCGDLHGQLDDLFLIFYKNGLPSPSKSYVFNGDFVDRGKQSLEILIVLFTFLLIYPKEVHLNRGNHEDHMVNLRYGFAKEVMQKYKVHGKKILKMIQNVFCWLPLATLIDQKVLIIHGGISDATDLDMLEKIQRNKFISVLRGKKRKESNRNVEIQEINGESKVEADPAGNEAAPGLSPQLQPGQAPSMANRLEFSRWVRQTVQEQIEWCRKLVDISESEEEELTYSSVVSLTDLDGPCWTRQEEWKQILDILWSDPMPQEGCRVNTVRGGGCYFGPDVTGKILEKYNLQFLIRSHECKQEGYEFCHNRKVLTIFSASNYYEIGSNRGAYVKLGPDLVPHFVQYQANKTAHTLTMTQRISRVEESAFRALREKLFAHTSALISAFKAYDKDNTGRITLSNWATAVESVLHLGLPWRMLRPQLVRSTADGMLEYKSWLDDLAMEQRSQEHIQSSLLEVIYRNRSNLETIFRIIDRDHSGLISFEEFHQTWKLFSSHMNIELTDDGINDLVRSIDFNKDGNIDFNEFLEAFRLVKQSQ; from the exons ATGGGATCTGGTAGTTCTGTAAATGCCAACTACAAGTACTCCCTGCAGAAGTCTGAAAATG CTTTCAAGGCAGCCGTCTTGATCCAACGGTGGTATCGGCGCCACGTTGCTCGGCTGGAAATGCGCCGACGTTGCACCTGGAGAATCTTTCAATCCATTGAGTACGCTTGCGAGCAGGATCAGATCAAG CTTCACAACTTCTTCAGTTACCTCATGGACCACTTCACACCAAGCAGCAGTAGAGAGA GGGATTTTATCAGTCGCATGTTCATAAGTGGGGAAAGCTTCAAAGAGGCagaactggaaaaatactgtgACTATGAATCCATGGAGGTGCCAGACTCCTACACTGGACCCCGTCTCTCTTTCCCACTCCTTCCTGACCACGCGACTGCCTTGCTGGAAGCTTTCAAACAGAAACAA CAGCTCCACGCTCGCTATGTCTTAAACCTTCTGCATGAGACCAGGAAGCACCTCAAGCAGTTGCCAAACATCAGTCATGTCTCCACCTGCTATAGCGAGGAGGTCACCGTGTGCG GAGACTTGCACGGCCAGCTGGATGACTTGTTCCTCATATTTTATAAG AATggccttccttccccttccaagTCCTATGTGTTCAACGGGGACTTTGTAGACAGAGGCAAACAGTCCCTCGAGATCCTCATCGTCCTCTTTACCTTCCTCTTGATCTATCCAAAGGAGGTTCATCTCAACCGCGGGAACCATGAGGACCACATGGTCAACTTACG CTACGGTTTCGCCAAGGAAGTAATGCAGAAATACAAG GTGCATGGGAAGAAAATCTTGAAGATGATTCAGAATGTCTTCTGCTGGCTGCCCCTGGCCACCCTGATTGATCAGAAAGTCCTCATTATACACGGGGGCATCTCTGACGCCACCGACCTGGACATGCTTGAGAAAATTCAAAGGAACAAA tttatttctgtattaagagggaagaaaagaaaggagtcGAATAGAAAtgtggaaatacaagaaataaacgGGGAGAGCAAAGTAGAGGCTGACCCAGCAGGCAACGAGGCAGCCCCCGGTTTATCTCCGCAGCTCCAGCCAGGCCAGGCTCCCAGCATGGCTAACAGGCTGGAGTTCTCCAGGTGGGTCCGGCAGACGGTGCAGGAGCAAATTGAGTGGTGCCGCAAGCTGGTGGACATCAGCGAGTCGGAGGAGGAGGAGCTCACCTATTCCAGCGTGGTCTCCTTGACGGATTTGGATGGGCCATGCTGGACTCGCCAGGAGGAATGGAAGCAG ATTTTGGACATTCTCTGGAGTGACCCCATGCCTCAGGAGGGCTGCAGAGTAAATACGGTGCGAGGTGGTGGCTGCTACTTTGGGCCTGACGTGACAGGGAAGATCCTTGAGAAGTACAACTTGCAGTTCCTCATCCGCTCCCACGAGTGCAAGCAAGAGGGCTACGAGTTCTGTCACAACCGGAAG GTGCTGACCATATTTTCGGCCTCAAACTACTATGAGATTGGCAGCAACAGGGGAGCCTACGTGAAGCTGGGACCGGACCTCGTCCCCCATTTTGTTCAGTACCAAGCGAACAAGACAGCCCATACTCTCACTATGACCCAAAG AATCAGCAGAGTAGAGGAGTCAGCCTTCCGAGCCTTGCGGGAAAAGCTCTTTGCTCACACCTCAGCCCTCATCAGCGCGTTCAAGGCCTACGATAAGGACAATACGG GAAGGATCACGCTGAGCAACTGGGCGACGGCAGTGGAGTCAGTCTTGCACCTGGGATTGCCCTGGCGAATGCTGAGACCGCAGCTGGTGCGCAGCACGGCAGACGGCATGCTGGAGTACAAGTCCTGGCTTGATGACTTGGCCATGGAGCAGCGGAGCCAAGAG CACATCCAGTCGAGCTTGCTGGAAGTCATTTATCGAAACAGATCCAACTTGGAGACCATATTCAGGATCATAGACAGAGATCATTCAG GTCTCATCTCATTTGAGGAGTTCCACCAAACCTGGAAGCTGTTCAGCTCCCACATGAACATTGAACTAACGGATGACGGCATCAACGACTTAGTTCGCAGCATTGATTTCAATAAGGATGGAAACATCGACTTCAACGAGTTCCTAGAAGCCTTCCGCCTTGTCAAACAGTCACAGTAG